Proteins from a genomic interval of Pseudomonas asplenii:
- a CDS encoding LTA synthase family protein, whose product MANPDALSKQRPSTRLPQPTVKSHLAYTLLCALIMMVMFTLLRVALLVYNREMILDTPASTFLEAFGNGLRFDIRIVVYLCIPLTLAFLSARAMAARGLFRFWLTLTSSLALFFGLMEMDFYREFHQRLNGLVFQYVKEDPKTVMSMLWYGFPVVRYLLAWAVGTVVLSLLFRGADRITRPRSGFGASVGARAVAPWYARTALFVVLLLICVVAARGTLRQGPPLRWGDAYTTSSNFANQLGLNGSLTLISAAQSRLSDDRGNIWKATLDQPLAQQTVRDMLLTSNDKLVDSDIAAIRRDTTPPAQNTLPIKNVVVILMESFAGHSVGALGRPGNITPYFDKLSKEGLLFERFFSNGTHTHQGMFATMACFPNLPGFEYLMQTPEGSHKLSGLPQLLSARKYDDVYVYNGDFAWDNQSGFFGSQGMTTFIGRNDFVNPVFSDPTWGVSDQDMFNRSLEELKAREASGKPFYALLQTLSNHTPYALPTPLPVEPVTDRGTLSEHLTAMRYADWALGQFFEKARQEPYFKDTLFVVVGDHGFGNDEQITEMDLGRFNVPLLLIGPGIQEKFGARRDTVGTQIDIVPTIMGRLGGEFRQQCWGRDLLNLPEGDQGIGMIKPSGNEPTVAIINGDHMLVQPKDMPAKLWRYHLGANPGGEVITESPDEAALKQKLGSFIQTATKSLLDNTAGVAPVQK is encoded by the coding sequence ATGGCAAACCCGGACGCCCTGAGCAAGCAGCGCCCCTCAACGCGCTTGCCGCAACCGACAGTTAAGTCTCACCTGGCCTACACGCTGTTGTGCGCATTGATCATGATGGTGATGTTCACCCTGCTGCGGGTGGCGTTGCTGGTCTACAACCGCGAGATGATTCTTGACACACCGGCCTCTACCTTCCTCGAAGCGTTCGGCAATGGTCTGCGTTTCGATATCCGCATCGTGGTCTACCTCTGCATTCCGCTGACGCTGGCTTTCCTCAGCGCGCGGGCGATGGCCGCACGTGGCCTGTTCCGTTTCTGGCTGACGCTGACCTCGAGTCTGGCGCTGTTCTTCGGCCTGATGGAGATGGACTTCTACCGCGAGTTTCACCAGCGCCTCAACGGCCTGGTGTTCCAGTACGTGAAGGAAGACCCGAAAACCGTCATGAGCATGCTCTGGTACGGTTTCCCGGTGGTCCGCTACCTGCTGGCCTGGGCCGTGGGGACCGTGGTCCTGAGCCTGTTGTTCCGCGGTGCCGACCGTATCACTCGTCCCCGTAGCGGTTTTGGTGCCAGCGTTGGCGCCCGTGCCGTTGCGCCGTGGTATGCGCGCACCGCGCTGTTCGTGGTGCTGTTGCTGATCTGCGTCGTTGCCGCTCGCGGTACCCTGCGCCAAGGGCCACCGCTGCGCTGGGGTGATGCCTATACCACCAGCTCGAACTTCGCCAACCAGTTGGGTCTCAATGGCTCGTTGACGCTGATCTCGGCGGCCCAGAGTCGTCTGTCCGATGATCGCGGCAACATCTGGAAGGCCACCCTCGATCAGCCTCTGGCTCAACAGACCGTTCGCGACATGCTGCTGACCAGCAATGACAAACTGGTCGACAGCGATATCGCCGCGATCCGCCGTGACACCACGCCACCGGCGCAGAACACCCTGCCGATCAAGAACGTGGTGGTGATCCTGATGGAGAGCTTCGCCGGTCACTCGGTCGGTGCCCTCGGTCGTCCCGGCAACATCACCCCGTACTTCGACAAGCTGTCGAAGGAAGGCCTGTTGTTCGAGCGCTTCTTCTCCAACGGCACCCACACCCACCAGGGCATGTTCGCCACCATGGCGTGCTTTCCGAACCTGCCTGGTTTCGAGTACCTGATGCAGACGCCGGAGGGCAGCCACAAACTGTCCGGCCTGCCGCAACTGCTCAGTGCCCGCAAGTATGACGACGTGTATGTCTACAACGGCGATTTTGCCTGGGACAACCAGTCGGGCTTCTTCGGCAGCCAGGGCATGACCACCTTCATTGGCCGCAACGACTTCGTCAATCCGGTGTTCTCCGATCCGACCTGGGGTGTGTCCGACCAGGACATGTTCAACCGCAGCCTCGAAGAGCTGAAGGCCCGTGAAGCGAGCGGCAAGCCGTTCTATGCCTTGCTGCAGACGCTGTCCAACCACACACCGTATGCGTTGCCGACGCCGTTGCCGGTCGAACCTGTCACCGATCGCGGTACGCTCAGCGAGCACCTCACCGCCATGCGTTATGCCGACTGGGCACTGGGCCAGTTCTTCGAGAAGGCCCGCCAGGAGCCTTACTTCAAGGACACCCTGTTCGTGGTGGTGGGCGATCATGGCTTCGGCAATGACGAGCAGATCACTGAAATGGATCTGGGTCGTTTCAACGTCCCGCTGCTGCTGATCGGCCCTGGCATTCAGGAGAAGTTCGGTGCGCGCCGCGATACCGTTGGCACCCAGATCGATATCGTGCCGACCATCATGGGCCGTCTGGGAGGCGAATTCCGCCAGCAGTGCTGGGGACGTGACCTGCTCAATCTGCCGGAAGGCGACCAGGGCATCGGCATGATCAAACCGTCGGGTAACGAACCGACCGTGGCGATCATCAACGGTGATCACATGCTGGTTCAACCCAAGGACATGCCGGCCAAGCTCTGGCGCTACCACTTGGGCGCCAACCCGGGCGGCGAGGTGATTACCGAATCGCCGGACGAGGCTGCGTTGAAGCAGAAGCTGGGTTCGTTCATCCAGACCGCGACCAAGAGCCTGCTCGATAACACGGCGGGTGTCGCACCGGTTCAGAAATAA
- a CDS encoding DUF3509 domain-containing protein, which translates to MDLIQEKFSSVFSNYEVTTQPRPDGGVLLTLRDSDGKQLKRSISYAQLHTAEQLTWVISAIRRDLAGQPSELPSIALLQSQNRFALPSYH; encoded by the coding sequence ATGGACCTGATCCAGGAAAAATTCTCTTCTGTATTCTCCAACTACGAAGTCACCACTCAGCCACGTCCCGACGGCGGAGTGCTGCTGACGCTGCGTGACAGCGACGGCAAGCAGCTCAAACGCTCGATCTCCTACGCCCAGTTGCATACTGCTGAACAACTGACCTGGGTGATCAGCGCGATTCGACGCGACCTCGCCGGCCAGCCCAGCGAACTGCCGTCCATTGCCCTGCTGCAAAGCCAGAACCGTTTCGCCCTGCCGTCCTATCACTGA
- a CDS encoding DUF3309 family protein: MTTILIVILILLLIGGLPVFPHSRSWGYGPSGILGTILVVLLILLLLGKI; this comes from the coding sequence ATGACCACTATTCTGATTGTCATCCTGATCCTGTTGTTGATTGGCGGCCTGCCAGTCTTTCCACACTCCAGAAGTTGGGGTTATGGCCCTTCGGGTATTCTCGGCACGATCCTGGTGGTGCTGCTGATTCTGCTGTTGCTCGGGAAGATATGA
- a CDS encoding PLDc N-terminal domain-containing protein — protein MGSTFNGLVGLIILALDIWAILNVLKSGAETGMKILWVLLIALLPVLGLIIWAIAGPRGNVRI, from the coding sequence ATGGGTTCAACCTTCAATGGCCTCGTTGGCCTGATTATTCTGGCCCTGGATATCTGGGCCATTCTCAACGTACTGAAAAGCGGTGCCGAAACCGGGATGAAAATCCTCTGGGTGCTGCTGATCGCCCTGTTGCCGGTATTGGGGCTGATCATCTGGGCGATCGCCGGGCCGCGAGGTAACGTGCGGATATAG
- a CDS encoding ankyrin repeat domain-containing protein: MSDQPRQMTEEEAAEFAEQVFDVARKGDAAMLAALLSKGLPANLRNHKGDTLLMLASYHGHADAVRVLLEYKADPEIRNANGQSPIAGAAFKGDLAMVKLLIEGGAQVEGASADGRTALMMAAMFNRTAIVEYLLGQGADPHATDANGVTALAAAQTMGATDTAAQLQQLQA, from the coding sequence ATGTCCGATCAACCCCGACAAATGACCGAAGAAGAAGCCGCCGAATTTGCCGAACAGGTATTCGACGTAGCGCGCAAAGGCGATGCGGCGATGCTCGCGGCCCTGCTGAGCAAGGGGCTGCCGGCCAACCTGCGCAATCACAAGGGTGACACGCTGCTGATGCTCGCCAGCTATCACGGCCATGCCGATGCGGTGCGGGTGCTGCTCGAATACAAGGCCGATCCGGAGATTCGCAACGCCAATGGCCAGAGCCCGATTGCCGGTGCTGCCTTCAAGGGTGACTTGGCGATGGTCAAGTTGCTGATCGAAGGCGGTGCCCAGGTCGAGGGGGCTTCGGCGGACGGCCGCACGGCCTTGATGATGGCGGCGATGTTCAACCGCACCGCGATCGTCGAGTATCTGCTCGGTCAGGGCGCCGATCCGCACGCCACGGACGCCAATGGCGTCACGGCACTGGCGGCGGCCCAGACCATGGGGGCGACGGACACGGCTGCGCAGTTGCAGCAACTCCAGGCCTGA
- a CDS encoding SDR family oxidoreductase, translated as MQNRIMITGAGSGLGREIALRWAREGWRLALSDVSEAGLQETLGLVREAGGDGFTQRCDVRDYSQLTALAQACEDKFGGIDVIVNNAGVASGGFFSELSLEDWEWQIAINLMGVVKGCKAFLPLLEQSKGKIINIASMAALMQGPAMSNYNVAKAGVVALSESLLAELAQEEIAVHVVCPSFFQTNLLDSFRGPTPAMKAQVGKLLESSPITASDIADYIFERVVQGEFMILPHEQGRMAWALKQKNPQLLYDEMTVMANKMRAKARQSAQ; from the coding sequence ATGCAAAATCGCATCATGATCACTGGCGCCGGCTCTGGCCTGGGCCGCGAAATCGCACTGCGTTGGGCGCGTGAGGGCTGGCGACTGGCCTTGTCCGACGTCAGCGAAGCCGGGTTGCAGGAAACTCTCGGGCTGGTCCGCGAGGCGGGCGGCGATGGTTTCACCCAGCGCTGCGATGTGCGTGACTACAGCCAGTTGACGGCCCTGGCCCAGGCCTGTGAGGACAAGTTCGGCGGTATCGATGTGATCGTCAACAATGCTGGCGTGGCCTCCGGTGGCTTCTTCAGTGAATTGTCCCTGGAAGATTGGGAGTGGCAGATCGCGATCAACCTGATGGGCGTGGTCAAGGGGTGCAAGGCTTTCCTGCCGCTGCTGGAGCAGAGCAAGGGCAAGATCATCAATATCGCCTCCATGGCCGCCCTGATGCAGGGCCCGGCCATGAGCAACTACAACGTTGCCAAGGCGGGCGTGGTGGCCTTGTCCGAAAGCCTGCTGGCCGAGCTGGCGCAAGAGGAAATCGCTGTGCATGTGGTTTGCCCATCGTTTTTCCAGACCAACCTGCTGGACTCCTTCCGGGGGCCGACACCGGCCATGAAGGCTCAGGTCGGCAAGTTGCTGGAAAGTTCGCCGATCACAGCCAGCGATATCGCCGACTACATCTTCGAGCGTGTCGTACAAGGCGAATTCATGATTCTGCCCCATGAGCAGGGCCGTATGGCCTGGGCGCTGAAACAGAAAAATCCGCAGTTGCTCTATGACGAAATGACCGTGATGGCCAACAAGATGCGGGCCAAGGCCAGGCAGTCGGCCCAGTAG
- a CDS encoding osmoprotectant NAGGN system M42 family peptidase, producing the protein MTTPIPTPDLDYLQRVLLEMLAIPSPTGFTDTIVRYVAERLEELGIPFELTRRGTIRATLKGRQSSPDRAVSAHLDTIGAAVRAIKDNGRLSLAPVGCWSSRFAEGSRVSLFTDTGVIRGSVLPLMASGHAFNTAVDELPVSWDHIELRLDAYCATRADCDSLGIGIGDFVAFDPLPEFTESGHISARHLDDKAGVAALLAALKAIVESGVQPLIDCHPLFTITEEIGSGAAAALPWDVSEFVGIDIAPVAPGQHSNEHAVSVAMQDSGGPYDYHLSRHLLNLAAANELPVRRDLFRYYFSDAHSAVTAGHDSRMALLAFGCDATHGYERTHIDSLAALSRLLSAYLLSPPVFASDAQPATGSLERFSRQLEHGTQMESDTRVPAVDSLIGQRSPLD; encoded by the coding sequence ATGACCACCCCAATCCCCACTCCCGACCTCGACTACCTGCAACGGGTACTGCTGGAAATGCTCGCCATTCCCAGCCCGACCGGATTCACCGACACCATCGTGCGTTATGTCGCCGAACGCCTCGAAGAGCTTGGCATTCCCTTCGAACTGACCCGCCGCGGGACCATCCGCGCCACGCTCAAGGGCCGCCAAAGCAGCCCCGACCGCGCCGTGTCGGCGCACCTGGATACCATCGGCGCCGCCGTGCGGGCGATCAAGGACAATGGCCGCTTGAGCCTGGCGCCGGTCGGCTGCTGGTCCAGCCGTTTTGCCGAAGGCAGCCGGGTCAGCCTGTTCACCGATACCGGGGTGATTCGTGGCAGCGTGTTGCCACTGATGGCGTCCGGGCACGCCTTCAATACTGCCGTGGACGAACTGCCGGTCAGCTGGGACCACATCGAACTGCGCCTGGACGCCTATTGCGCGACCCGTGCCGACTGCGACTCGCTGGGCATCGGCATCGGTGACTTCGTCGCCTTCGACCCGTTACCGGAATTCACCGAGAGCGGCCATATCAGCGCCCGTCATCTGGACGACAAAGCCGGCGTCGCAGCCCTGCTCGCGGCACTCAAGGCCATCGTCGAAAGCGGTGTGCAACCGCTGATCGACTGTCACCCGCTGTTCACCATTACCGAGGAAATCGGCAGCGGTGCGGCGGCGGCCCTGCCCTGGGATGTCAGCGAGTTCGTCGGCATCGATATCGCGCCGGTCGCGCCCGGCCAGCATTCGAACGAACATGCGGTCAGCGTGGCGATGCAGGACTCCGGCGGCCCCTACGACTATCACCTGTCACGCCATCTGCTGAACCTGGCGGCCGCCAATGAACTGCCGGTACGCCGCGACCTGTTCCGCTACTACTTCAGCGATGCCCATTCGGCGGTCACCGCCGGACACGACAGTCGCATGGCGCTGCTGGCGTTCGGCTGCGATGCCACCCATGGTTATGAACGTACCCATATCGACAGCCTCGCGGCGTTGAGCCGCCTGCTCAGCGCCTACCTGCTCAGCCCACCGGTGTTCGCCAGCGATGCGCAACCGGCCACCGGCTCTCTTGAGCGCTTCAGCCGGCAACTGGAGCATGGTACCCAGATGGAAAGCGATACCCGGGTGCCTGCGGTCGACAGCCTGATTGGTCAACGCAGCCCGCTCGACTGA
- a CDS encoding acireductone dioxygenase has protein sequence MSILFVYPVSSPELPNKVLTHIDDIASTLAEQGVRFERLPVATPIRPGTDAEQVLEACRTQLEPLMSRLGVVASEVISLDPSHPQRVEHCAAFLRAQHQNAHEVRFFLGGRGLLSLHIGDYVYAVLCERNDVISIPAGTAHWFDLGEEPRCVAIRLFDKAEGRVSTFVEEDLAGRFPGLDD, from the coding sequence ATGAGCATTCTGTTCGTTTACCCTGTCAGCAGCCCGGAACTTCCCAACAAGGTGCTGACCCACATCGATGACATTGCCTCGACGCTGGCGGAGCAGGGCGTTCGTTTCGAGCGCTTGCCGGTGGCCACGCCGATCCGCCCCGGGACCGACGCAGAGCAGGTGCTCGAGGCCTGTCGGACACAACTCGAGCCGTTGATGAGCCGGCTCGGTGTTGTGGCGAGCGAGGTCATCAGCCTCGATCCTTCTCACCCGCAGAGAGTCGAGCACTGTGCAGCGTTCTTGCGCGCGCAGCACCAGAATGCCCATGAAGTACGGTTCTTTCTGGGCGGACGGGGCCTGCTCAGCTTGCACATCGGCGACTATGTTTATGCCGTGTTGTGCGAACGCAACGATGTGATCTCGATACCGGCGGGTACCGCGCACTGGTTCGACCTGGGCGAGGAGCCGCGTTGCGTGGCGATTCGTCTGTTCGACAAGGCTGAAGGGCGGGTGAGCACCTTTGTCGAGGAAGATCTGGCCGGTCGTTTCCCCGGTCTTGACGACTGA
- the csrA gene encoding carbon storage regulator CsrA: MLVLSRVVGERISIGDNITVRILAVNGNHVRFGVEAPKNVNVHRAEIYRRILTQVEPVREPVA, encoded by the coding sequence ATGCTTGTATTGAGCCGTGTCGTGGGCGAGAGGATTTCCATCGGCGACAACATCACCGTGCGGATTCTCGCCGTCAATGGCAACCACGTGCGTTTTGGCGTGGAAGCGCCGAAGAACGTCAATGTCCATCGTGCCGAAATCTACCGGCGGATCCTGACCCAGGTCGAGCCTGTCCGCGAACCGGTGGCCTGA
- a CDS encoding YheU family protein produces the protein MLIPYDQLEPDTLTRLIEDFVSRDGTDNGDDTPQETRVLRVRQALSKGQAVIFFDLESQQCQLLPKHAVPKEFFD, from the coding sequence ATGCTGATTCCCTACGACCAACTCGAACCCGATACCCTGACCCGGCTGATCGAGGATTTCGTCAGCCGCGACGGTACCGACAATGGCGACGATACCCCCCAGGAAACCCGCGTACTCAGGGTCCGGCAGGCGCTGAGCAAAGGCCAGGCGGTGATTTTCTTCGACCTGGAAAGCCAGCAGTGCCAACTGTTGCCCAAGCATGCGGTGCCCAAGGAGTTCTTCGATTGA
- a CDS encoding long-chain-acyl-CoA synthetase, translating to MNVQTDDVITWGMMLRKLPTLAKALPRVIRGLKLSKVKAPDQPCGLAWSFEQAVARNPSGPALLYGNRSLSYLQANQWANRIAHYLTGQGLGKGDVVGVLVDNRIELLITVLAVAKVGGVCAMLNTSQTQGALVHSITLVSPVAMVVGAELLDGYSAVREQVSVDPSRHYFVADQETDVDPGEAPAGWINLMAASVGQDQANPASSQQIFCDDPCFYIYTSGTTGLPKAGIFRHGRWMKTYASFGLIALDMSPQDVLYCTLPLYHATGLCVCWGSAIAGASGFAFRRKFSASQFWDEARRFNATTLGYVGELCRYLLDQPPSPNDRHNKVVKMIGNGLRPSVWREFKQRFDIDHISEFYAASDGNIGFTNALNFNNTIGFSLMSWALVEYAPDCGTPLRDTDGFMRKVPKGGQGLLLARIDDKAPLDGYTESAKTQKVVLCDVFEKGDRYFNTGDLLRDIGFGHAQFVDRLGDSYRWKGENVSTTEVENILLQHPHIAEVVSYGVEISNTNGRAGMAAITPAESLATLDFAELLSFARQQMPTYAIPLFLRVKLKMETTGTFKYQKGRLRDEAFDPGKSGNDPIYAWLPGSDTYVQVTGQIHEDIHAGKFRY from the coding sequence ATGAACGTTCAAACTGATGACGTGATCACCTGGGGCATGATGCTCCGCAAGCTACCCACCTTGGCCAAGGCGCTGCCGCGTGTCATCCGCGGGCTCAAGCTGTCCAAGGTGAAGGCGCCCGACCAGCCTTGCGGGCTTGCCTGGAGTTTCGAGCAGGCAGTGGCGCGCAACCCTTCGGGGCCAGCGCTGTTGTATGGCAATCGCTCCCTGAGCTATCTGCAGGCCAACCAGTGGGCCAACCGGATTGCCCATTACCTGACCGGCCAGGGTCTTGGCAAAGGCGATGTGGTGGGTGTCCTGGTCGACAACCGGATCGAGTTGCTGATCACGGTGTTGGCGGTGGCCAAGGTCGGCGGCGTCTGCGCGATGCTCAACACATCCCAGACCCAGGGCGCCCTGGTCCACAGCATTACCCTGGTGTCCCCGGTGGCGATGGTGGTGGGTGCAGAGTTGCTCGACGGGTATTCGGCGGTACGTGAGCAGGTATCCGTCGACCCGTCCCGGCACTACTTCGTGGCGGACCAGGAGACCGATGTCGACCCGGGTGAGGCGCCAGCGGGCTGGATCAACCTGATGGCAGCGAGTGTCGGCCAGGACCAGGCCAACCCGGCCAGCAGCCAGCAGATCTTCTGTGATGACCCGTGCTTCTATATCTATACCTCCGGTACCACCGGCCTGCCCAAGGCCGGGATCTTCCGCCACGGTCGCTGGATGAAGACCTACGCCAGCTTTGGCCTGATCGCCCTCGACATGAGCCCGCAGGACGTCCTTTATTGCACCCTGCCGCTGTATCACGCCACGGGCCTGTGCGTGTGCTGGGGTTCGGCGATTGCCGGCGCCTCGGGATTCGCCTTCCGGCGCAAGTTCAGCGCCAGCCAGTTCTGGGACGAGGCGCGGCGTTTCAACGCCACGACCCTGGGTTATGTGGGCGAGCTGTGCCGTTACCTGCTGGACCAGCCGCCCAGTCCCAACGACAGGCACAACAAGGTGGTGAAAATGATCGGCAACGGTTTGCGCCCCAGCGTCTGGCGGGAGTTCAAGCAGCGTTTCGACATCGATCACATCAGCGAATTCTATGCGGCCAGCGATGGCAACATCGGTTTCACCAACGCGCTCAACTTCAACAACACCATCGGTTTTTCCCTGATGTCCTGGGCGCTGGTGGAATATGCCCCGGATTGCGGTACACCCTTGCGTGATACCGACGGTTTCATGCGCAAGGTGCCCAAGGGCGGCCAGGGGCTGCTGCTGGCCCGGATCGACGACAAGGCGCCGCTCGATGGCTACACCGAGTCGGCCAAGACCCAGAAGGTGGTGTTGTGTGATGTGTTCGAAAAGGGCGACCGTTATTTCAACACGGGCGACCTGTTGCGCGATATCGGCTTCGGGCATGCGCAATTCGTCGACCGCCTGGGTGACTCCTACCGCTGGAAGGGCGAGAACGTCTCCACCACCGAAGTGGAGAACATCCTGTTGCAGCACCCGCACATTGCCGAAGTGGTGTCCTACGGCGTTGAGATCAGCAACACCAACGGGCGGGCCGGAATGGCGGCGATCACCCCGGCCGAATCGCTGGCGACCCTGGATTTCGCCGAGTTGCTGAGTTTCGCCCGCCAGCAGATGCCGACCTACGCGATCCCGCTGTTTCTGCGGGTGAAACTGAAGATGGAAACCACCGGGACGTTCAAGTATCAGAAGGGGCGGCTCAGGGATGAGGCTTTTGACCCCGGCAAGTCGGGCAATGATCCGATCTATGCCTGGCTGCCGGGTTCCGATACCTATGTACAGGTGACGGGGCAGATCCATGAAGACATTCATGCCGGTAAGTTTCGTTATTGA